Proteins encoded together in one Carya illinoinensis cultivar Pawnee chromosome 3, C.illinoinensisPawnee_v1, whole genome shotgun sequence window:
- the LOC122305327 gene encoding transcription factor MYB14-like, whose translation MVRAPCCEKMGLKKGPWTSEEDQILINYIQLYGHGNWRALPKLAGLLRCGKSCRLRWTNYLRPDIKRGNFSREEEDTIINLHEMLGNRWSAIAARLPGRTDNEIKNVWHTHLKKKLKQHQDKIPASDKRNDTKSTAPKCYHEAKTEVESMNFPITDATSESPEQYRPVSPQECSSEMSTVTTGDNNMYPKVESPGDFPEMDENFWAEVLWTDNSGVQSDFSAVGGDQDFQIPFSPTMTMEPVHSYGSNMHDDNMDFWFDIFTRTSELPELLQF comes from the exons ATGGTGAGAGCTCCATGTTGTGAGAAGATGGGGTTGAAAAAAGGTCCTTGGACCTCTGAAGAAGATCAGATTCTGATCAATTACATTCAACTTTACGGCCATGGAAATTGGCGAGCACTTCCAAAACTAGCTG gttTACTAAGGTGTGGAAAGAGTTGCCGGCTCCGGTGGACAAATTACCTGAGGCCAGACATCAAAAGAGGAAACTTTAGCAGAGAAGAAGAGGATACCATCATAAACTTACACGAAATGTTAGGCAACAG ATGGTCGGCAATCGCAGCGAGATTACCCGGACGGACAGACAACGAGATAAAAAATGTTTGGCACACCCACTTGAAAAAGAAGCTCAAGCAACACCAAGACAAGATCCCTGCATCAGACAAAAGAAACGACACCAAAAGTACTGCACCCAAATGCTATCACGAGGCTAAAACTGAAGTAGAATCCATGAACTTTCCAATTACTGATGCAACATCCGAGAGTCCAGAACAATATCGACCAGTCTCCCCACAAGAGTGTTCGAGTGAGATGTCCACAGTGACAACCGGCGACAACAATATGTACCCGAAAGTCGAATCGCCGGGAGATTTCCCCGAAATGGATGAGAATTTCTGGGCAGAGGTGTTGTGGACGGATAATTCGGGCGTGCAGAGTGATTTTTCTGCTGTTGGCGGCGATCAAGACTTTCAAATTCCATTTTCTCCCACAATGACTATGGAACCTGTCCATTCATATGGTTCAAACATGCATGACGATAACATGGATTTTTGGTTCGATATTTTCACAAGGACTTCGGAATTACCAGAGTTACTACAGTTCTAA